From Poecile atricapillus isolate bPoeAtr1 chromosome Z, bPoeAtr1.hap1, whole genome shotgun sequence, one genomic window encodes:
- the LOC131592811 gene encoding guanine nucleotide exchange factor subunit RIC1-like, whose amino-acid sequence PSIHPSIHPFIHPSLLRPSSIIHPSIHPSSIHPSIHPSIRHPSSIHPSIHPSIHPSIIHPSIHPSIHPSIHPSPFPPSIHPSIHPSIHPSIHPSIIHPSILHPSSIHPSIHPSIHHPSIHPSIIHPSIHPSIHPSVIHPSSIHHPSSIHHPSIHPSIHPSIHPPSIHPSSIHPSIHPSIHPSSIIHPSIHPSIHPSIHPSIHPSIIHPSIH is encoded by the exons ccatccatccatccatccatccatccattcatccatccatccctcctccgtccatcatccatcatccatccatccatccatccatcatccatccatccatccatccatccatccatccgtcatccatcatccatccatccatctatccatccatccatccatccatccatcatccatccatccatccatccatccatccatccatccatccatccatcaccattccctccctccatccatccatccatccatccatccatccatccatccatccatccatccatcatccatccatccatcctccatccatcatccatccatccatccatccatccatccatccatcatccatccatccatccgtccatcatccatccatccatccatccatccatccatccatccgtcatccatccatcatccatccatcatccatcatccatccatcatccatccattcatccatccatccatccatctatccatcc tccatccatccatccatcatccatccatccatccatccatccatccatccatccgtcatccatcatccatccatctatccatccatccatccatccatccatccatccatccatccatccatccatcatccatccatccatccat